The segment TTCGTAAGAATAGACAAATCCGATTTTCTTTTACTTGGGATACAATTTTAATTAAGCAGGTACTATTAATTGCTTTGCCGTTTGCAGTCTACGCAATCTTTCAAAGATTCTATACTTTTTTTGATTCAATTTTACTCTTTAAATTTGCCGGGCCTGAGGCAGTTGGTTTATATCAAATTCCTTTTAAGATTATTGTTGCTATTCAATTCTTACCAATGGCTTTTACTGCCTCATTGTATCCAGCCTTAAGCGCCTATTGGCATAATAATCGCGAGCAATTAAGTATTACTTTTGAACGAGCGATTAATTACTCATTAATTATTGGTATTCCAATTATGATTGGAACCATTGCCATGGCCGATCAAATTGTTTTACTTTTTAAAGAAGGCTTTACTTCAGCGGCTTGGCCATTACAGATTTCAATGATGGCAGTTCCGTTTATGTTTCTTAGTTATCCGATTGGTTCATTACTCAATGCTTGTGACCGTCAAAAACGTAATACCATAAATATTGCGATTGTTGCTATTGGAAGTGCTTTGCTTAATTTGTATTTAATTCCTCGTTTTGGAGTTATTGGCGCATGTATTACGACAGTGATTACAAGTATTGCTTTGATTATTTTAGGTTGGGTGGTTGTACCGAGTATTATTACTATTAGAACAAAAAAAATTGCTTTAATGCTTGTTCGTATTATTGGCGCTGGATCAATTATGGGACTTTCTGCCTTTGCACTAAAGAATATATTTCATCCCATTGGAACAATTATTTCTGCCAGTGTTGTATATGCAGTGAGCTTATATTTTTTCAAAGGATTTACTAAAGAAGATATTACAAGTATTATGATTTCTTTTAGAAAAAAAGTTTAATATGAAAACACTTTTTATTACTTTGGAATTTCCTCCTAAAGTTGGGGGAGTGGAAAATTACTATGGAAAAATAGCCGAATATTGGCCTGAGGAGTTGGTAGTCCTTACCAACAACCAAAATGAGCTAATTAGCCAAAAAATGCCCTTTTTAGCCTGGTTTAAGGCCTTTAAGCCAGTTAGAGCTGCAATCTCTCAAAACAATGCTGTGTGGCTTCTGGTAGGCGAAATTTTGCCCTTGGGAACTGTAGCTTGGCTTCTTTCATATATATGTCCTTTCCGATACGCGATTATGTTGCATGGACTGGATTTCTCCTTAGCCACCAAAAGTTTTATAAAGCGTTTTGTCTCAAAACAAATTCTAGAAAAAGCTAGCACTGTTATTTGTGCAAATTCTCATACGGCTAAGGAAGTGAAAAAAACATTTCCTAAAGTTTCAAATATTAACGTTGTTAACCCTGGTGTTGAAAAAGATATACCCTTGGTTTCATCTCTAGAGATAGAAAATTTTAAAATCAAAAATAATTTAGAAGAGGCTTTTATACTTTTAAGTGTCGGAAGGTTAGTTAAAAGAAAAGGAGTGGACATGGTGTTGTCAGCTTTGTCAGACCTAACTTCACATATTCCAAATTTACAATATATAATTATTGGAGATGGACCAGAAAAAAGCTATCTACAGAATATTATTCACCAGCTTGGATTAGAAAATAATGTTCGTATACTTTCAGATGTTAATGATGAAGAAAAAAATAAGTATTTTGCTAGCTGTGATATTTTTATCATGACAGCACGAAATATTGATGGAGACTATGAGGGATTTGGAATTGTTTATCTAGAAGCTGGACTTTTCTCAAAGCCGGTTATTGCTGGTTCAAGTGGAGGAGTTGGAGAAGCAGTACAAAATACAATTAATGGATTAGTTGTTGATGAAGAAGATCCCAATTCAATTGCTAAAGCAATTGTGGATTTGTATAATAATCAGGCTTTACGAAAGCGTTTAGGTGAAGCTGGCCGAGAGAGAAGTCTAAAACAAAGTTGGGAACAGCAAGTGTCAAAAATATATTCTCTTTTATCATAATTATGAAACCAGTAATTTCAATTATTATTCCAATCTATAATCAAGCCTCAAAAATAGGGGATTGTTTGGAAAGTATTCTTAGACAAACGTATCGTGACTGGGAGGTGATTATTGTTAATGACGGATCAACAGATTCTATTGACCAAGTAATTGATCACTACAAAACTAAATTTCCTAATGATCAGTTTTTTTATTATTCAAAAAATAATGAAGGCTCAAATCCAACGCGAAATTATGGTGCAGAAAAAGCAAGAGGGGAGTATTTCTTGTTTTGTGACGCTGATATTGTTTTAGAACCTACAATGTTAGAAAGTATGATAACAACTCTTAATAATCATCCTGAAGCAAGTTTTGTCTATTGTTCTTTTTATTATGGAGCAAAGTTATTCAAATTATTTCCCTATGATCAAGACAAATTACGACAGATGCCTTATATACATACAACTTCACTTTTAAGGAAAGAACATTTTCCTGGATTTGATAATACAATTCGTCGTTTGCAAGATTGGGACATGTGGTTATCAATGCTTAGTCAGCACCATACTGGAATTTGGATTAATAAACCATTATTTAGAGTAAAAACCAATGGTCATATAAGTACCTGGCTACCTCGAATTGCTTATAAAATTTTACCGTTTTTACCAGTGGTAAAAAAATATAATCAATCAGTGGATCGTATAAAACATAAACATGGCTTGGTCTAAAATTGTTATTTTGGTTATAGTCGGTTCTGTTCTTGGTGGAATGTTGGCTTTTTTGTCTTTTTTTCAGGAAAGTAACCCAAAGAATCAGGATGTTTTTTTAAACAATAAAGAAATCAATCTTTTGATTGCCAAAACTCCAGCCGAGCATTACCAGGGTCTAAGTGATAAAGTGTCTTTATGTCGTCAATGTGGTATGTTGTTTGTGTTTGAGGTAGTAGAACCTAGGACTTTTGTCATGAGACGAATGAACTTTCCTTTAGATATAGTTTGGATTTATAAACAAACAGTAGTTGGTATTTCAAAAAATTTACCACCTGAGTCCTTTGAGCCTTATACTCCATATCAATCACCTGGTGAAGTTGATTGGGTACTTGAACTAAACGCCGGAGCAGCCGATTTTTATAATCTTGAAGTTGGAAAAAAAATTAGTATATCTACATCACAGTAATTTTTTATGAAACATTTCTTGGTTTCGAAACAAAAGATAACATTATTTTTTTGGGTATTGGTAAGTCTTTTAATTATTGAAGGCGCTTCTTTTTCGAGTTATTTTAATCCATTAGTTGGAATAGTGGTTGGGGGAATAATTGTCTTGGCGACATTAGTTATAAGTTTGAAAAGTATATCTAATGGACTCTTGGTAGTTGTTGCGGAATTACTATTAGGTTCACAGG is part of the Candidatus Falkowbacteria bacterium genome and harbors:
- a CDS encoding flippase, yielding MSEKISSIARNTSYFTLALVIQKIISLAYFTIYARVLGPADLGQYYFAISITSIFSIFIDFGLGNVITREVAKHPTKASSLFSNALSIKLIFSVITIIGLIVWTQAWQYNGITRDLIYIAALVMIFDNFTNTCYAILRGFHNLKFESIASVGFQFIVLVFSLFVIGFGLDIRWLMMSLVTASLVNLGYSAYIVRKNRQIRFSFTWDTILIKQVLLIALPFAVYAIFQRFYTFFDSILLFKFAGPEAVGLYQIPFKIIVAIQFLPMAFTASLYPALSAYWHNNREQLSITFERAINYSLIIGIPIMIGTIAMADQIVLLFKEGFTSAAWPLQISMMAVPFMFLSYPIGSLLNACDRQKRNTINIAIVAIGSALLNLYLIPRFGVIGACITTVITSIALIILGWVVVPSIITIRTKKIALMLVRIIGAGSIMGLSAFALKNIFHPIGTIISASVVYAVSLYFFKGFTKEDITSIMISFRKKV
- a CDS encoding glycosyltransferase family 4 protein, translated to MKTLFITLEFPPKVGGVENYYGKIAEYWPEELVVLTNNQNELISQKMPFLAWFKAFKPVRAAISQNNAVWLLVGEILPLGTVAWLLSYICPFRYAIMLHGLDFSLATKSFIKRFVSKQILEKASTVICANSHTAKEVKKTFPKVSNINVVNPGVEKDIPLVSSLEIENFKIKNNLEEAFILLSVGRLVKRKGVDMVLSALSDLTSHIPNLQYIIIGDGPEKSYLQNIIHQLGLENNVRILSDVNDEEKNKYFASCDIFIMTARNIDGDYEGFGIVYLEAGLFSKPVIAGSSGGVGEAVQNTINGLVVDEEDPNSIAKAIVDLYNNQALRKRLGEAGRERSLKQSWEQQVSKIYSLLS
- a CDS encoding glycosyltransferase family 2 protein, with the protein product MKPVISIIIPIYNQASKIGDCLESILRQTYRDWEVIIVNDGSTDSIDQVIDHYKTKFPNDQFFYYSKNNEGSNPTRNYGAEKARGEYFLFCDADIVLEPTMLESMITTLNNHPEASFVYCSFYYGAKLFKLFPYDQDKLRQMPYIHTTSLLRKEHFPGFDNTIRRLQDWDMWLSMLSQHHTGIWINKPLFRVKTNGHISTWLPRIAYKILPFLPVVKKYNQSVDRIKHKHGLV
- a CDS encoding DUF192 domain-containing protein, producing the protein MAWSKIVILVIVGSVLGGMLAFLSFFQESNPKNQDVFLNNKEINLLIAKTPAEHYQGLSDKVSLCRQCGMLFVFEVVEPRTFVMRRMNFPLDIVWIYKQTVVGISKNLPPESFEPYTPYQSPGEVDWVLELNAGAADFYNLEVGKKISISTSQ